The following proteins are co-located in the Synechococcus sp. PROS-U-1 genome:
- a CDS encoding SIS domain-containing protein produces the protein MGRSSRISSLSALTRCLQEEASAIATAAERLNSDQVEAALALLERCADRKAKLVITGVGKSGIVARKIAATFSSIGLMALFLNPTDALHGDLGVVAAEDVCLLLSNSGETSELIEVLPHLKRRGTGRIAIVGRADSSLARGSDVVLEAGVDREVCPLNLAPTASTAVAMAIGDALAAVWMERRGISPADFALNHPAGSLGKQLTLTAADLMVPASQLHPLQSHTPLPEVIGGLTRDGIGSGWVENPDSPGGLLGILTDGDLRRALQDHSPETWTHLTAKDLMTADPITVKADVLVVKALEQMEHNRRKPISVLPVVNQEHQLMGLLRLHDLVQAGLA, from the coding sequence ATGGGCCGATCATCACGGATCTCGTCCTTGTCCGCTCTCACCCGCTGCCTTCAGGAGGAAGCCTCGGCGATTGCCACTGCCGCAGAACGGTTGAACAGCGACCAGGTAGAAGCAGCCCTCGCCCTGCTGGAGCGCTGTGCAGATCGCAAGGCGAAGCTGGTGATCACCGGTGTAGGTAAAAGCGGCATTGTGGCTCGCAAAATCGCGGCCACGTTCTCCTCAATCGGGCTCATGGCCCTCTTTCTGAATCCCACCGACGCGCTGCATGGCGATCTGGGTGTTGTGGCCGCTGAGGACGTCTGCCTGCTTCTCTCCAACAGTGGCGAGACCAGCGAGCTGATTGAGGTGCTCCCCCATCTCAAACGGCGCGGTACCGGCAGGATCGCGATCGTTGGACGCGCCGACTCCTCGCTAGCCAGAGGCAGTGATGTCGTGCTGGAAGCCGGCGTGGACCGTGAGGTGTGTCCCTTGAACCTGGCCCCCACCGCGAGCACAGCCGTGGCCATGGCCATCGGTGATGCCCTGGCTGCGGTGTGGATGGAACGACGGGGCATCTCACCGGCTGACTTCGCGCTGAATCACCCCGCCGGATCCCTTGGCAAACAACTGACGTTGACGGCTGCCGACCTGATGGTGCCTGCGAGCCAATTGCATCCTCTCCAGTCCCACACCCCCTTGCCCGAGGTGATCGGCGGCCTGACACGCGATGGGATCGGCAGTGGATGGGTCGAGAACCCGGACAGCCCCGGAGGCCTGCTCGGCATCCTCACGGATGGCGACCTGCGCCGAGCGCTGCAGGATCACAGTCCTGAAACATGGACCCATCTGACGGCAAAGGACCTGATGACCGCGGATCCGATCACCGTGAAGGCCGATGTCCTGGTCGTGAAGGCCTTGGAGCAGATGGAGCACAACCGGCGTAAACCCATCTCGGTGCTGCCGGTGGTCAATCAAGAACACCAACTGATGGGTCTGCTGCGCCTGCATGATCTGGTGCAGGCGGGACTCGCGTGA
- the katG gene encoding catalase/peroxidase HPI has protein sequence MSELKCPFSGHTGAVTPAAHTGHRQWWPNQIDLGLLHQHHPASNPLGDAFDYPAAFGGLDLEALKADLAELMTDSQDWWPADWGHYGGLFIRLAWHSAGTYRSADGRGGAGHGNQRFAPLNSWPDNTNLDKARRLLWPLKRKYGNAISWADLIILSGNVALESMGFRTFGFAGGRTDIWQPEEDVFWGEETEWLADERHNTEAGLDQPLAAVEMGLIYVNPEGPHGHPDPVASGPEVRDTFARMGMTVDETVALVAGGHTFGKCHGAAPASHLEAEPEGAALHQQGLGWHNRFESGKGEHTITSGIEGAWKPHPTRWDQGYFEMMFTYDWELTKSPAGAWQWVAKDVKPEHRVPDAHVPGRSSAPIMTTADLSLRHDPVMEPVARRFHQDQDAFADAFARAWFKLTHRDLGPRALYLGPDVPQEVQIWQDPVPAQDHPLIGESEIQALKQRVLASGCSIGALVGTAWGSASTFRGSDRRGGANGGRIRLQPQNTWEVNDPEQLRTVLQALEAVQQQFNAEAPGGQQVAMADLIVLAGCAAVEQAAAAGGYSLTVPFMPGRTDASSDQTDTASFNVLKPIADGFRNWMRSGLPLRAEECLVDRSQLLGLSAPEMTVLLAGLRVLGANTGGNRQGVFTDRVGVLSNDFCVNLLDMSTRWTPTTEAMDAYIGRDAQGSERWTASRVDLVFGSNSQLRAIVEVYAQEDGASRFVADFVQAWVKVMNLDRFDLR, from the coding sequence GTGTCTGAGCTCAAATGTCCATTCAGTGGCCATACCGGTGCCGTCACTCCAGCGGCCCACACGGGCCATCGGCAATGGTGGCCCAATCAGATTGATCTCGGCCTGCTGCATCAGCACCATCCAGCCTCCAATCCCCTAGGGGATGCCTTCGACTATCCCGCCGCCTTCGGCGGCCTGGATCTGGAGGCGTTGAAGGCGGATCTGGCGGAGCTGATGACCGACTCCCAGGACTGGTGGCCAGCGGATTGGGGCCATTACGGCGGTCTGTTCATCCGTCTGGCCTGGCATAGCGCCGGCACGTACCGCAGCGCCGACGGTCGTGGTGGTGCCGGTCATGGCAATCAGCGTTTTGCCCCTCTCAACAGCTGGCCCGACAACACCAATCTCGACAAGGCCAGGCGGCTGCTTTGGCCGCTGAAACGCAAGTACGGCAATGCCATTTCCTGGGCGGATCTGATCATCCTCAGCGGCAATGTGGCCTTGGAATCGATGGGGTTCCGCACCTTCGGTTTCGCCGGGGGCCGTACCGACATCTGGCAGCCCGAAGAGGATGTGTTCTGGGGCGAGGAAACCGAGTGGCTGGCGGATGAACGCCACAACACTGAGGCGGGGCTGGATCAGCCGCTGGCGGCTGTTGAGATGGGGCTGATTTACGTCAACCCCGAGGGTCCCCACGGTCATCCGGATCCTGTGGCTTCCGGTCCTGAAGTGCGCGACACCTTCGCTCGGATGGGGATGACGGTCGACGAGACCGTCGCCCTTGTGGCGGGTGGTCACACCTTCGGCAAATGCCACGGTGCTGCTCCGGCATCCCACCTGGAGGCGGAACCGGAGGGGGCCGCATTGCATCAGCAGGGCCTGGGCTGGCACAACCGCTTCGAGAGCGGCAAAGGGGAACACACCATCACCAGCGGCATTGAAGGGGCATGGAAACCCCACCCCACCCGTTGGGACCAGGGCTACTTCGAGATGATGTTCACCTACGACTGGGAGCTCACCAAGAGCCCGGCCGGCGCCTGGCAGTGGGTGGCCAAGGATGTGAAGCCGGAGCACAGGGTCCCCGATGCCCACGTCCCTGGCCGGTCGTCCGCGCCAATCATGACCACGGCTGACCTGTCGTTGCGGCACGACCCGGTGATGGAGCCTGTGGCGCGCCGCTTTCATCAGGATCAGGACGCCTTCGCTGATGCCTTCGCCCGGGCCTGGTTCAAGCTCACCCATCGGGACTTGGGCCCCCGGGCTCTCTATCTCGGCCCGGATGTTCCCCAGGAGGTGCAGATCTGGCAGGACCCAGTGCCCGCTCAGGATCATCCGCTGATTGGTGAGTCCGAGATCCAGGCCCTGAAGCAGCGGGTTCTGGCCAGCGGCTGCAGCATCGGGGCTCTGGTGGGCACGGCCTGGGGTTCGGCATCAACGTTCCGTGGCTCCGATCGTCGCGGTGGTGCCAATGGTGGTCGGATTCGCCTTCAGCCCCAGAACACTTGGGAGGTCAATGACCCAGAGCAGCTGCGAACAGTGCTGCAGGCGCTGGAGGCGGTGCAGCAGCAGTTCAACGCTGAGGCTCCCGGTGGCCAGCAGGTTGCGATGGCCGATTTGATCGTTCTGGCTGGGTGTGCGGCTGTGGAACAGGCGGCCGCTGCTGGTGGTTACAGCCTGACGGTGCCGTTTATGCCCGGCCGGACGGATGCATCCTCGGATCAGACCGACACCGCATCATTCAATGTGCTCAAGCCGATCGCCGATGGCTTCCGCAACTGGATGCGCAGCGGGCTGCCGTTGCGTGCGGAGGAGTGTCTGGTGGATCGCTCCCAACTTCTGGGGCTTAGTGCCCCGGAGATGACGGTGCTGCTCGCTGGTTTACGGGTGCTGGGTGCCAACACTGGCGGTAACCGTCAGGGGGTCTTCACCGACCGCGTCGGTGTGTTGAGCAACGACTTCTGCGTGAATCTGCTCGATATGTCGACCCGCTGGACTCCCACCACTGAGGCGATGGACGCTTATATCGGTCGGGATGCCCAGGGTTCCGAGCGCTGGACGGCAAGCCGTGTTGATCTGGTGTTTGGTTCCAACAGCCAGCTGCGGGCCATTGTTGAGGTCTATGCCCAGGAGGATGGCGCCAGCCGTTTTGTTGCCGACTTTGTTCAGGCCTGGGTGAAGGTGATGAACCTCGATCGCTTCGATTTGCGCTGA
- a CDS encoding HAD family hydrolase yields MNRLRWWLLRRRLGSVQLLVLDVDGVLTDGGLWFDAEGQLSKRFDVRDGLGIRLLLQAGLEIAFLSGGQGGATEVRARQLGISHCLVGIKDKPTALTSLQNQLGVREDQTAFVGDDLNDLAVRPVVGLLFAPADACRPVRRGADAVLRRRGGHGAVRELAERILQVRGRWKGLRRDGWKDRND; encoded by the coding sequence GTGAACCGTCTGCGCTGGTGGTTGCTGCGGCGCCGATTGGGATCGGTTCAGCTGCTCGTGTTGGATGTGGATGGTGTTCTCACCGACGGCGGCCTTTGGTTCGATGCCGAAGGGCAATTGAGCAAGCGCTTTGATGTGCGCGATGGACTCGGCATCCGCCTGCTGCTGCAGGCTGGTCTTGAGATCGCCTTCCTCAGTGGTGGGCAAGGGGGAGCGACGGAGGTGCGAGCCCGACAACTGGGCATCAGCCATTGCCTTGTGGGCATCAAAGACAAGCCAACCGCCCTCACGTCCCTGCAGAACCAGCTGGGGGTGCGCGAAGACCAGACAGCCTTCGTTGGGGATGACCTCAACGACCTGGCCGTTCGGCCTGTTGTCGGGCTGTTGTTCGCCCCCGCCGACGCCTGCCGACCCGTCCGCCGGGGTGCCGATGCGGTGCTCCGCCGCCGGGGCGGCCATGGGGCCGTCCGTGAACTGGCGGAGCGCATTCTTCAAGTGCGTGGACGCTGGAAAGGCCTGCGCCGTGACGGCTGGAAAGACCGCAACGATTGA
- the kdsB gene encoding 3-deoxy-manno-octulosonate cytidylyltransferase: MAIKRSVVAVPARLQSSRLPNKVLADIGGKPMIQRVLERCREASRVAAVVLCTDSPQLQSLAKGWGFPVLMTAESCSSGSERIASVADDLMALAWGDSPVVADQTAIINVQGDQPFIDPAVIDAMAAEFLRLDPVPAVVTPVYALKPETVHNPNVVKTLLAHDGRALYFSRSAIPHVRDVDAADWHKHTTYWGHVGMYGFRGDVLAGWDELPASPLEDLERLEQLRLIEAGLTIATFPVQGTSLSVDTAEQLEEARTLA; the protein is encoded by the coding sequence ATGGCCATCAAACGATCCGTCGTCGCGGTTCCTGCCCGCTTGCAGTCGTCCCGTTTGCCGAACAAGGTGTTGGCTGATATTGGCGGAAAGCCAATGATCCAGCGGGTTCTGGAGCGGTGCCGTGAGGCCAGCAGGGTCGCGGCTGTGGTGCTCTGCACGGACAGTCCACAACTGCAGTCCCTCGCCAAGGGCTGGGGATTTCCCGTGCTGATGACGGCCGAGTCCTGCAGCTCGGGGAGCGAACGCATCGCCTCCGTTGCTGATGACCTCATGGCCTTGGCCTGGGGAGACAGCCCGGTGGTCGCGGACCAAACCGCCATCATCAATGTGCAGGGGGATCAGCCCTTCATTGATCCTGCTGTGATCGATGCCATGGCGGCCGAGTTCCTGCGGCTTGATCCAGTGCCTGCCGTGGTTACTCCGGTGTATGCGCTGAAGCCGGAAACCGTTCACAACCCCAATGTGGTGAAGACCCTGCTGGCCCATGACGGTCGCGCCTTGTACTTCTCCCGCTCCGCCATCCCCCATGTTCGGGATGTGGACGCGGCTGATTGGCACAAGCACACCACCTACTGGGGGCATGTGGGCATGTACGGCTTCCGGGGTGATGTGCTGGCTGGCTGGGACGAGCTGCCCGCTTCACCACTTGAAGATTTGGAACGTCTGGAGCAGCTGCGCCTGATTGAAGCTGGTCTCACCATCGCCACGTTCCCGGTGCAAGGCACATCACTGTCGGTGGACACCGCCGAACAGCTGGAGGAGGCCCGGACTCTGGCCTGA
- a CDS encoding CCA tRNA nucleotidyltransferase: MELPGVPTSLLEELREAAVSIGVSRLALVGGVVRDQLLHQRFGHPWTGVPDLDWVVEGDAVALAAELVRRCGSDRLKALQEYGAFGTVSLQLDGTPLDLATARQEHYPAPAENPVVQAGTLTADLVRRDFTINAMAMELVAGELIDLHDGQEDLASGQLRFLHRCSVQDDPTRVFRAARYAARLEFQLAEESREQIRSTVEQWPWAWRQDDPAPAAPPALSTRLRMELDRLLEREPWRQALDLLEQWQALPLLDRQLQNDRQRTKRLRWARRLGLPLMPVLLMGAADPVAVAQRLQIPGRQQQWLQQCAELLHWLDVDPLPLSAGPSVWSAALEQHNWQPEAVALAVTLRPRPWKPLLRWWGRWRMIQAPQTARDLIDMGWQPGPALGEELRRQRSAAQDQSR; this comes from the coding sequence ATGGAACTGCCCGGTGTGCCGACTTCGCTGCTGGAGGAGTTGCGGGAGGCGGCGGTCTCCATCGGTGTGTCTCGTTTGGCTCTGGTGGGTGGTGTTGTTCGTGATCAGCTGCTCCATCAACGCTTCGGCCATCCCTGGACCGGCGTCCCAGATCTGGATTGGGTGGTGGAGGGAGATGCGGTTGCTTTGGCGGCTGAGCTGGTCCGACGTTGCGGCTCAGACCGGCTGAAGGCCCTGCAGGAGTACGGAGCCTTCGGCACCGTGTCTCTCCAGCTGGATGGCACGCCCCTTGATCTCGCCACGGCCCGGCAGGAGCATTACCCGGCACCGGCAGAAAACCCCGTCGTGCAGGCCGGAACGCTGACTGCTGATCTGGTGCGACGTGATTTCACGATCAATGCCATGGCCATGGAGCTGGTGGCTGGTGAGCTGATCGATCTCCACGATGGCCAGGAGGATCTGGCATCAGGCCAGTTGCGTTTTCTGCATCGGTGCAGCGTTCAGGACGATCCCACCAGGGTGTTCCGTGCCGCCCGATACGCCGCGAGGTTGGAGTTCCAGCTGGCAGAGGAGAGCCGAGAGCAAATTCGCAGCACCGTTGAGCAGTGGCCCTGGGCCTGGCGCCAGGACGACCCTGCGCCGGCGGCACCGCCCGCCCTCTCGACGCGTTTGCGGATGGAATTGGATCGTTTGCTGGAGCGGGAACCCTGGCGTCAAGCGCTGGATCTGCTGGAGCAGTGGCAGGCGCTCCCCTTGTTGGATCGACAGCTCCAGAACGATCGACAGCGCACCAAGCGGCTGCGCTGGGCGCGCCGCCTCGGCCTGCCATTGATGCCTGTCTTGCTGATGGGGGCAGCTGATCCCGTCGCCGTAGCCCAGCGGTTGCAGATCCCTGGCCGTCAGCAGCAATGGTTGCAGCAATGTGCAGAGCTTCTGCACTGGTTGGATGTTGACCCGTTGCCCTTATCAGCGGGCCCGTCGGTTTGGTCCGCTGCTCTGGAACAGCACAACTGGCAGCCGGAAGCGGTGGCGCTGGCTGTGACACTGCGGCCGAGGCCATGGAAACCCCTCCTGCGTTGGTGGGGACGCTGGCGCATGATTCAGGCGCCCCAGACGGCGCGCGACCTGATCGACATGGGTTGGCAGCCCGGGCCGGCCCTGGGTGAGGAGTTGCGCAGGCAGCGCAGCGCAGCGCAGGATCAAAGCCGATGA